One genomic region from Streptomyces sp. NBC_01304 encodes:
- a CDS encoding YfbM family protein: MSMVLSFTCVTPEELARALQDPEWAEEFLDELDSDEDRPDNPDGFIEKAWAGIQYLLDAAEAGVDLQMGGLPIDEELLFTGWTAEMVQDAARKLQVLPFEKLAAHYDPARMQEQNVYPNIWTHDPDGECEYLKWHYGTLLTFFEEASAKGSAAIVEFNI, encoded by the coding sequence ATGAGCATGGTCCTCTCCTTCACCTGCGTCACGCCGGAGGAGCTGGCGCGAGCCCTGCAGGATCCCGAATGGGCGGAGGAGTTCCTCGACGAGCTGGATTCGGACGAGGACCGTCCGGACAATCCCGACGGCTTCATCGAGAAGGCGTGGGCCGGTATCCAATATCTGCTCGATGCCGCGGAGGCGGGGGTCGATCTGCAGATGGGCGGTCTCCCGATCGACGAGGAACTCCTCTTCACCGGCTGGACCGCCGAGATGGTCCAGGACGCGGCGAGGAAATTGCAGGTGTTGCCGTTCGAGAAGCTGGCTGCCCATTACGACCCGGCCCGCATGCAGGAGCAGAACGTCTACCCCAACATCTGGACGCACGACCCGGACGGCGAGTGCGAATATCTGAAGTGGCACTACGGCACGCTGCTCACCTTCTTCGAAGAGGCCTCTGCCAAGGGCTCGGCGGCGATCGTGGAGTTCAACATCTAG
- a CDS encoding transposase family protein codes for MAGVLRAERVWVETFTGLRVTQFARLLKAVRERGGNGTLQGRPWSLPLAERVLVVAVYYRTNLTMRQLGPLFGISSSTVCRVIQRLGPLLALEPASRPADAPERLWIVDGTLIPVRDRQVGSSSRNYRFSANVQVIVDADTRLVIAAARPVPGTTADAHAWRASGLAEHCQGVTVLGDGAYTNTGLVIPHRKRPRRSLLPGEEADNAAHRKVRARVEHVIGRMKNYKILRDCRQRGNGLHHAVQAVAHMHNLALAS; via the coding sequence ATGGCTGGGGTGTTGAGGGCAGAACGGGTGTGGGTGGAGACGTTCACCGGGCTGCGGGTGACGCAGTTTGCGCGGCTGCTGAAGGCGGTGCGCGAGCGCGGCGGCAACGGCACGCTGCAGGGCCGGCCGTGGAGTCTGCCGCTGGCCGAACGGGTGCTGGTGGTGGCGGTGTACTACCGCACGAACCTCACGATGCGGCAGCTGGGACCGCTGTTCGGTATCTCCTCGTCCACGGTCTGCCGGGTGATCCAAAGGCTCGGGCCGCTGCTCGCGCTCGAGCCGGCCTCCCGCCCGGCGGACGCACCGGAGCGACTGTGGATCGTGGACGGAACGTTGATCCCGGTCCGCGACCGGCAGGTCGGTTCCTCCAGCCGCAACTATCGGTTCTCGGCAAACGTGCAGGTCATCGTCGATGCTGACACCCGCCTGGTGATCGCTGCGGCCCGCCCGGTGCCGGGCACCACCGCGGACGCCCACGCCTGGCGGGCCTCCGGCCTCGCCGAGCACTGCCAGGGCGTCACCGTCCTTGGCGACGGCGCCTACACCAACACCGGTCTGGTCATCCCGCACCGCAAACGTCCCCGACGGTCCCTGCTACCGGGCGAAGAAGCGGACAACGCCGCGCACCGCAAGGTCCGCGCCCGCGTGGAGCATGTGATCGGCCGGATGAAGAACTACAAGATCCTCCGCGACTGCCGACAGCGCGGCAACGGCCTCCATCACGCCGTCCAGGCCGTCGCCCACATGCACAACCTCGCCCTCGCATCATGA
- a CDS encoding oxygenase MpaB family protein — protein MNATAARRHKPLPRREDWGIFGPDSPTWKVWGYGPTGLLAFQRSIVVESFDPFLAAAVEDQNGVREYAQSRFNHTLAYFLTVAVADSKTALKASDVLMRIHDRAQGTEPVTQQPYSANDPDSQLWIHVTGWHSNLLMYERYGPGPLTPAEQERFWAESAIAAELQTCDPAKVPRSREDVRDYYADIRKRLCMTEHARALIHYFLRSERAVAGTQLWLGSRLMAPAVIATIPRWMRVLGGFDQPRALDAAVRAPARAMVRASARPKALLAMVDRLAPAVRPVMEQKLYGEPPLLDATLTPAEAREKWGRSTGRDWDERAAALRAAS, from the coding sequence ATGAACGCCACCGCAGCACGCCGCCACAAGCCCCTGCCGCGCCGCGAGGACTGGGGAATCTTCGGCCCGGACTCGCCCACGTGGAAGGTCTGGGGGTACGGCCCGACCGGGCTGCTCGCCTTCCAGCGGTCCATCGTCGTGGAGTCCTTCGATCCGTTTCTCGCCGCCGCGGTCGAGGACCAGAACGGGGTGCGCGAGTACGCCCAGAGCCGCTTCAACCACACCCTCGCCTACTTCCTCACCGTGGCCGTCGCCGACTCGAAGACCGCGCTGAAGGCCTCCGACGTCCTCATGCGCATCCACGACCGCGCCCAGGGCACCGAGCCGGTCACCCAGCAGCCCTACAGCGCCAACGACCCCGACTCGCAGCTGTGGATCCACGTCACCGGCTGGCACTCCAACCTCCTGATGTACGAGCGCTACGGCCCCGGCCCGCTCACCCCCGCCGAGCAGGAGCGCTTCTGGGCCGAGTCGGCGATCGCCGCCGAGCTGCAGACCTGCGACCCGGCCAAGGTGCCCCGCTCCCGCGAGGACGTCCGCGACTACTACGCCGACATCCGCAAGCGCCTGTGCATGACCGAACACGCCCGCGCCCTGATCCACTACTTCCTGCGCTCGGAGCGCGCCGTCGCCGGCACCCAACTCTGGCTCGGCAGCCGCCTGATGGCCCCCGCCGTCATCGCCACCATCCCGCGCTGGATGCGCGTCCTCGGCGGCTTCGACCAGCCCAGGGCGCTGGACGCGGCGGTCCGCGCACCCGCCCGCGCGATGGTCAGGGCCTCCGCCCGCCCCAAGGCGCTGCTCGCCATGGTGGACCGGCTCGCCCCGGCCGTACGCCCCGTCATGGAGCAGAAGCTGTACGGCGAGCCGCCGCTCCTCGACGCGACGCTCACCCCCGCCGAGGCCCGCGAGAAGTGGGGCAGGAGCACCGGTCGCGACTGGGACGAGCGGGCGGCGGCTCTGCGGGCTGCTTCCTAA
- a CDS encoding 2'-5' RNA ligase family protein, producing the protein MERSSSEQHEGGAGTAGWPDLPGDTALTINVPQGDALVRAGFPAHVTVLYPFVHESRIDADLRRELAALLCSHDPFTLTFAGFGRWPGVLYLDPWPHDPVKALTKDLTRRWPEAVPYRGIFGAGLDPHLTLANSEGPATQDAAYGALQTELAPLLPLTCQVRDVHLIVWDGERWQDREAYRLGSN; encoded by the coding sequence ATGGAGCGGAGCAGCAGCGAGCAGCATGAGGGCGGGGCCGGGACCGCGGGCTGGCCGGACCTGCCCGGGGACACCGCGCTGACCATCAACGTCCCCCAGGGCGACGCACTCGTCCGGGCCGGCTTTCCGGCCCATGTGACCGTGCTCTACCCGTTCGTCCACGAGAGCCGCATCGACGCCGACCTCCGAAGAGAGCTGGCCGCCCTGCTGTGCTCGCACGACCCGTTCACGCTCACCTTCGCCGGGTTCGGACGCTGGCCCGGCGTCCTGTACCTCGACCCGTGGCCGCACGACCCGGTCAAGGCGCTCACCAAGGACCTCACCCGGCGCTGGCCCGAAGCCGTGCCGTACCGCGGGATATTCGGCGCCGGGCTCGACCCCCACCTGACCCTCGCCAACAGCGAGGGGCCCGCGACCCAGGACGCGGCCTACGGCGCGCTGCAGACCGAGCTCGCCCCGCTGCTGCCGCTCACCTGCCAGGTCCGCGACGTTCATCTGATCGTCTGGGACGGCGAACGCTGGCAGGACCGGGAGGCGTACCGACTGGGGTCCAATTAA
- a CDS encoding DUF2254 domain-containing protein — protein sequence MAHLALRRRRVIIPRLRKKLRSSFLVVPFLGIACGWFLASGAVWVDEFIHDLDLRWDDVDLKDLWFLRATQDFGAAAKTAVGTMSSAMLTFIGVVFSITLVALQMAAGQFTPRVVRIYVESWVTKTTLAVFLCTFLYTLRIQKEYATVQDAGQAVVPYLGASLGMGFVVVSLVLFVIYVHSTIRLMRVTYVMDRVAKESLQLMESAPASQPTTGAAPLPDPEDAETLAYEGPPGVLQAVDARRLVRLAERDGTRLRLVPRVGDFLSPGIPLLLACDGPPPTAAEVRAAMDVGVERTNEQDLGFGLRQLADIASRALSPAVNDPTTAVQALDRIQVLLAALAPLPLGRTRHRGEGGVVRLVESVPTWQDLVDLALTEIREFGAACPQVTRRIAACLDDLEQVAADDHRPVLAEQRRLLQEAVRATVPDADRQRFALTPDRQGIG from the coding sequence ATGGCTCATCTCGCGCTGCGTCGGCGTCGCGTCATCATTCCGAGGCTGCGCAAGAAGCTGCGCAGCTCGTTCCTCGTCGTGCCGTTCCTCGGCATCGCCTGCGGCTGGTTCCTGGCCAGCGGCGCGGTCTGGGTCGACGAGTTCATCCACGACCTGGACCTGCGGTGGGACGACGTGGACCTGAAGGACCTGTGGTTCCTGCGGGCCACCCAGGACTTCGGCGCGGCCGCCAAGACCGCGGTGGGGACCATGAGTTCGGCCATGCTGACCTTCATCGGTGTGGTCTTCTCCATCACCCTGGTCGCCCTGCAGATGGCGGCCGGCCAGTTCACCCCGCGCGTGGTGCGCATCTACGTCGAGAGCTGGGTCACCAAGACCACCCTCGCCGTGTTCCTGTGCACCTTCCTCTACACGCTGCGGATCCAGAAGGAGTACGCCACCGTCCAGGACGCCGGCCAGGCCGTGGTGCCCTACCTCGGCGCGTCGCTCGGCATGGGCTTCGTGGTGGTCAGCCTGGTCCTTTTCGTGATCTACGTGCACTCCACGATCCGGCTGATGCGGGTCACGTACGTGATGGACCGGGTCGCCAAGGAGAGCCTGCAGCTGATGGAATCGGCGCCCGCCTCGCAGCCCACGACCGGCGCGGCGCCGCTCCCGGACCCCGAGGACGCCGAAACCCTGGCGTACGAGGGGCCACCGGGCGTGCTGCAGGCCGTCGACGCCCGGCGCCTCGTGCGGCTCGCGGAGCGCGACGGTACGCGGCTTCGGCTGGTGCCGCGCGTCGGGGACTTCCTCTCCCCCGGCATCCCGCTCCTGCTCGCCTGCGACGGACCGCCGCCCACCGCGGCCGAGGTCCGGGCGGCCATGGACGTCGGCGTGGAGCGCACCAACGAGCAGGACCTCGGCTTCGGCCTGCGCCAGCTCGCCGACATCGCCTCCCGCGCCCTGTCCCCGGCCGTGAACGACCCGACCACCGCCGTGCAGGCCCTCGACCGCATCCAGGTGCTGCTCGCCGCGCTCGCCCCGCTGCCACTGGGCCGGACCAGGCACCGGGGCGAGGGCGGAGTCGTACGCCTGGTGGAGTCCGTGCCGACCTGGCAGGACCTGGTGGATCTGGCGCTCACCGAGATCAGGGAGTTCGGTGCGGCCTGCCCCCAGGTGACCCGCCGGATCGCGGCCTGCCTGGACGACTTGGAGCAGGTCGCGGCCGACGACCACCGTCCGGTACTGGCCGAGCAGCGGCGGCTCCTCCAGGAGGCGGTGCGCGCGACGGTGCCGGATGCTGATCGTCAGCGGTTCGCGCTCACGCCCGACCGGCAGGGCATCGGCTGA
- a CDS encoding DUF4287 domain-containing protein has product MTSPVKGPAAYFPSIEKKYGRPIEEWKSLIRASDLTKHMELVSWLKAEHGLGHGHANALVAHTLAEDSGK; this is encoded by the coding sequence ATGACCTCACCCGTGAAGGGCCCCGCCGCCTACTTCCCCTCCATCGAGAAGAAGTACGGCCGCCCGATCGAGGAGTGGAAGTCCCTCATCCGCGCCTCCGACCTGACCAAGCACATGGAGCTCGTCTCCTGGCTCAAGGCCGAGCACGGCCTGGGCCACGGCCACGCCAACGCCCTCGTCGCGCACACGCTCGCGGAGGACAGCGGCAAGTAA
- a CDS encoding M20/M25/M40 family metallo-hydrolase — MTEHAARTHLAEVRAWLEPRADDMAALLMRLVAVDSENPPGRALGRCAQVLREAMEALGLGPEIIEITDPSGALEDPCIVRGSAGDGAELIYFHGHFDVVPAQHRRQFTAERRDGRIVGRGTADMKGGIVSMLYGAAAARELGLLDGGRIVLHLVPDEETGSVLGAGHLRSAGLIDRRARAMVTAEPSGGSIWNAARGAVSLRVDIRGREAHVGQAHLGVNAFQHLLHVARPVEAYAAEMAGRHTAHPLAEGDAPGTMLVVGGLFGGGSNFNVVPGSAHFTVDGRYNPEEDLDAELKRLTALIDAAAAEVGAHVSVEVTQLQPAAGTAPSHPAAAALARVVGAVEESPARFALCAGILETRWYAQLGIPAFGYGAGRLDVSHGPDEYVDEAAMRRAAAVYALYARELLA, encoded by the coding sequence GTGACGGAGCACGCCGCACGGACACACCTTGCCGAGGTCCGGGCCTGGCTCGAGCCGCGGGCCGACGACATGGCCGCACTGCTCATGCGGCTCGTGGCCGTGGACAGTGAGAACCCGCCGGGCCGGGCCCTCGGCCGGTGCGCGCAGGTGCTGCGGGAAGCCATGGAGGCGCTGGGGCTCGGCCCCGAGATCATCGAGATCACCGACCCGTCCGGCGCGCTGGAGGACCCGTGCATCGTCCGCGGGAGCGCTGGCGACGGGGCGGAACTGATCTATTTCCACGGCCACTTCGACGTCGTACCGGCGCAGCACCGCCGCCAGTTCACCGCCGAGCGCCGCGACGGCCGGATCGTCGGCAGGGGCACGGCGGACATGAAGGGCGGCATCGTCAGCATGCTGTACGGCGCCGCGGCCGCCCGGGAACTTGGCCTGCTCGACGGCGGCCGGATCGTGCTGCACCTGGTCCCCGACGAGGAGACCGGCAGCGTCCTGGGCGCAGGACACCTGCGGTCGGCGGGCCTGATCGACCGAAGGGCCCGAGCCATGGTCACGGCCGAGCCGAGCGGCGGCAGCATCTGGAACGCCGCCCGCGGCGCGGTCTCCCTGCGCGTCGACATCCGGGGCCGCGAGGCGCACGTCGGTCAGGCGCACCTGGGCGTGAACGCCTTCCAGCACCTGCTGCACGTGGCCCGCCCCGTCGAGGCGTACGCCGCCGAGATGGCTGGGCGGCACACCGCCCACCCGCTCGCCGAGGGTGACGCACCGGGCACGATGCTCGTCGTCGGCGGGCTCTTTGGCGGCGGCTCCAACTTCAACGTCGTGCCCGGCTCGGCGCACTTCACCGTGGACGGCCGCTACAACCCCGAGGAGGACCTGGACGCCGAGCTCAAACGCCTGACGGCCCTCATCGACGCGGCGGCCGCGGAGGTCGGCGCGCACGTCTCGGTCGAGGTGACCCAACTGCAGCCCGCCGCAGGCACCGCCCCGTCCCACCCGGCGGCGGCCGCCCTGGCCCGTGTCGTCGGCGCGGTAGAGGAGTCCCCGGCCCGGTTCGCGCTGTGCGCGGGCATCCTGGAGACCCGCTGGTACGCCCAGCTCGGCATCCCGGCGTTCGGGTACGGGGCGGGGCGCCTCGATGTGTCGCACGGCCCGGACGAGTACGTCGACGAGGCCGCGATGCGCCGTGCCGCCGCCGTATACGCGTTGTACGCAAGGGAGTTGCTGGCCTGA
- a CDS encoding adenylyltransferase/cytidyltransferase family protein translates to MAAPADASNPTPTRVYVDMVGDLFHPGHVALLKAARAFGDHLVVGVLSDEVASSYKRRPIMSLAERVTVIEACRYVDAVVPDAPFRVTTEFLDAHGIAVVVHGDDVSPDGIEAAFGPVAAAGRLRLVRYTAGVSTTDLIRRCRARRE, encoded by the coding sequence ATGGCCGCCCCTGCAGATGCGAGCAACCCTACGCCGACGCGTGTCTATGTCGACATGGTGGGAGATCTCTTCCACCCGGGGCACGTGGCCCTCCTCAAGGCCGCGCGTGCCTTCGGCGACCACCTGGTCGTGGGGGTGCTCTCGGACGAGGTGGCGTCCTCCTACAAGCGACGGCCCATCATGAGCCTGGCCGAGCGGGTCACCGTGATCGAGGCCTGCCGGTACGTCGATGCCGTCGTGCCGGACGCTCCGTTCCGGGTCACCACCGAGTTCCTGGACGCGCACGGCATCGCGGTGGTCGTCCACGGCGACGACGTCTCACCGGACGGGATCGAGGCGGCCTTCGGCCCGGTGGCCGCAGCGGGAAGACTGCGGCTCGTGCGCTACACGGCGGGCGTCTCCACGACGGACCTCATTCGGAGGTGCCGGGCGCGACGGGAGTAG